The Physeter macrocephalus isolate SW-GA chromosome 13, ASM283717v5, whole genome shotgun sequence genome window below encodes:
- the ALG11 gene encoding GDP-Man:Man(3)GlcNAc(2)-PP-Dol alpha-1,2-mannosyltransferase, whose product MAAAERGWCLLELLRFFYSLFFPGLIVCGVLCVCLLIVLWGIRLLLQRKKKSGSASKTGKNQTVIAFFHPYCNAGGGGERVLWCALRALQKKYPEAVYVVYTGDADVSGQQILEGAFRRFNIRLTCPVKFVLLRKRYLVEDSLYPHFTLLGQSLGSIFLGWEALMQCVPDVYIDSMGYAFTLPLFRYLGGCRVGSYVHYPTISTDMLSVVKNQNVGFNNAAFITRNPFLSKVKLVYYYLFAFIYGLAGSCSDVVMVNSSWTLNHILSLWKVGNCTDIVYPPCDVQTFLDIPLHKEKTTSGHLLVSIGQFRPEKNHPLQIRAFAKLLNKREAESLPPLKLVLIGGCRNQDDELRVNQLRRLSEDLGVQEDVEFKINIPFDELKNYLSEATVGLHTMWNEHFGIGIVECMAAGTIVLAHNSGGPKLDIVVPHQGERTGFLAESEEDYAETMAHILSMSAEKRLQIRNNARASVSRFSDQEFEVTFLTSVEKLFQ is encoded by the exons gtttttttattcattattcttCCCTGGGCTAATTGTATGTGgagttttatgtgtgtgtttactCATTGTCCTTTGGGGAATCAGACTGCtgctacagagaaagaaaaagtcgGGCTCAGCTAGCAAAACTGGGAAAAATCAAACGGTGATTGCATTTTTCCATCCCTACTGCAACGCTGgcggaggaggagaaagagtgtTATGGTGTGCCTTAAGGGCTCTACAGAAAAA GTATCCTGAAGCAGTTTATGTTGTTTATACTGGTGATGCTGATGTGAGTGGTCAACAGATCCTGGAAGGTGCTTTCAGAAGATTTAACATCAGATTAACTTGCCCAGTGAAGTTTGTTTTATTAAGGAAGCGCTACCTCGTGGAAGATTCACTCTATCCTCATTTCACACTGCTGGGTCAAAGTCTGGGATCCATTTTTCTTGGCTGGGAAGCTCTGATGCAGTGTGTTCCCGATGTTTACATCGATTCGATGGGCTATGCTTTCACGCTTCCCCTGTTTAGGTATTTAGGCGGTTGCCGAGTTGGAAGCTATGTTCATTATCCCACCATCAGCACGGACATGCTCTCTGTAGTGAAGAATCAAAATGTCGGATTTAACAATGCAGCCTTCATCACCAGGAATCCTTTTCTCAGCAAAGTAAAGCTTGTCTACtactatttatttgcttttatatatgGGCTTGCTGGTTCTTGCAGTGATGTCGTCATGGTCAATTCTTCTTGGACGCTAAACCATATTCTCTCACTGTGGAAGGTTGGGAATTGCACTGATATTGTTTATCCACCTTGTGATGTGCAGACGTTTCTGGACATTCCCTTACACAAGGAGAAGACAACCTCAGGACATTTACTGGTTTCGATTGGCCAGTTCAGGCCTGAAAAGAATCATCCTCTGCAGATCAGAGCCTTTGCTAAATTGCTGAATAAAAGGGAGGCTGAGTCACTTCCTCCACTTAAACTTGTCCTCATTGGAGGTTGTCGTAACCAAGACGATGAACTTAGGGTAAACCAACTGAGAAGGCTTTCTGAGGACCTAGGAGTTCAAGAAGacgtggaatttaaaataaacattccaTTTGATGAATTAAAGAATTACTTGTCTGAAGCAACAGTTGGTCTGCATACCATGTGGAACGAGCATTTTGGGATTG GAATTGTTGAGTGTATGGCAGCCGGCACGATTGTCCTTGCACACAATTCAGGGGGCCCGAAGCTCGACATTGTCGTTCCTCACCAAGGCGAGAGAACTGGGTTTCTGGCTGAAAGTGAAGAAGACTATGCTGAGACTATGGCCCATATTCTTTCCATGTCTGCGGAAAAGAGACTCCAAATCAGGAACAATGCTCGTGCATCTGTAAGCAGATTCTCCGATCAGGAGTTTGAAGTGACATTCCTGACGTctgtggaaaaattatttcagtaa